The sequence below is a genomic window from Blastopirellula retiformator.
CGCCGAGTCGCCATACCGCTTCAAAAAGTCGGCGTAGGTGAACTCGGCGGTCAGCGACGTCTTTTTGATTTGCGCCCCCGCGGCGAACCGTCGGGCGACAACATAGAAGTCGACTCCTTCCGAGAAGAGAACCCGCCCGCGGAGATGATCCGAGACCGAAGCTCGCCGCCCCGAACCAGAATCCCAGGCCGCCAACTGATAGACCTCTTTGCGGCCAAACAGGTGGATGAACTCTTGGCAGGCCAGGGCGTTGACTTCATCATTCGCCGTCAAGGCGAGCAGCCGCCCAATACCGCCGATGTTGATCTCTTCGGTGACATAGTCCGACAGGATGCTCGCGCAGTGAGCCGGCAAGCCGGCCATCTTGGCCGCCGAGATATTGCGGTAGTTGGTATCGACCAACAACACCTGGAAGCCGGCGTCGTGGATCACTTTGCCCAGTTCGCGGACCCAGCGATCGGCCCCGGCGATCAACAACCCTTGGGGATTGGGGGACGCCAGCCCCAGCATCCGCGCGATCGGCGCGGCCGTTAATCCGTAGAACGTCACCGTGCCGACGATCACCAACAGCGCGAGCGGGGCCAGCAGTTCGGCCTGGGCGATCGTGGTTGGATCGGCGCCCCGGTGGACGTACTCTTCGACAATTTCAAACGCGAACACCGACGAAACCGCCGCGGCGACGATCCCGCGCGGGGCCATAAAGCAAAGAAACGTCTTCTGCCGCCAGTTGAGCCCGCTGCCAATCGTCGATAATAAGACCGACGCCGGACGGACGATCACGATCAAGAGCAGCAGAAACAGCAGACCTTGCCAGCCCACCTTGGCGATCTCGGCCGGCGACGTCCGCGCGGCCAGCACCACAAACAAGCAAGAGATCAGCAGCACCCGCAGGTTCTCTTTGAACTCAAAGATATGCCGCACCGTGATCCGCTTTTGATTGGCGAGTAAGATGCCGAGCACGGTAACGGTCAGCAGGCCCGACTCAGGCTGAATGGCGTTGGAGACCGCGAAGACGACCAGAATCGCCGCCAGGATCGATGCGTTGTGGAGAAAGTCAGGAATCAAAAAGCGGCGCAGCAGCAGAATCAGAGTCGCCGCCGAAAACGCCCCCAGGACCAAGCCGACCACCAGGGTCTTAAGAATCGCCAACAGGGCGACGGCGAACGCTTCGTTCAGCCCGGTCGCGACGACCGCTTCGTACACCAGAACCGCCAGCACGGCGCCAATCGGGTCGATGACGATCCCTTCCCACTTGGCGATCGAGCCCACCTTGCGGGCAGGCCGTATATAGTTAAGCAAGGGCGCAATCACCGTCGGACCGGTGACGACCAGGATCGCACCGATCAGGGCCGCCAGCTCGATCGGAAAGCCCATGATGAAGTAGGCGGCCAAACCGGCCAGCCCCCAGCAGATCGCGGCGCCAACGGTCACCAGCCGCAGGACGACTCCGCCCGCTTCCCGAAGTTCCGAGAACTTCAGACTCATCCCCCCCTCGAACAGAATCACCGCCACCGACAGCGATACGATCGGGAAGAGGAGATCCTTGCCGATGATGTCGTCGGGGTCGCCGGCCAACTGGGCGGCAAATCCAAACGCCAACAACAGCAAAATCGACGGCAAGTGCAAGCGCCAGGCGAGCCACTGAGCGGCGATGCCTAGTCCCAACACTCCGGCGAGGTAGAGCGGATAGTATTCTGGCGATAACGGCGGCAAGTAACAGCTTTCGCTCAAAGACACATTATCAGATCATCATGTGCGCTTGGATCTTAGGAGTCTAGCTCGCTATGACTCGACGGCGCGGAATGTTTGATGTAATTTGAACCAGCGTCGAGAGTTAAGAAAACCCCTCACACGCCCGAATCGCGGCGTCCGCCCCGCCAATCCCAGCCAGGTTCCACCTATATGCCAAATCCGCGAGTTCTGCTGGCGCTGCTGTTTGCGCTGATCGTCGCTCCCCTGACCGCGGCTAACGCCGAGCAAGCCCCCAATACGCTTACTGAGGCCGAAATTGCCGACGGCTGGATCTTGCTGTTCGACGGCGAGACTACATTTGGCTGGAGACGGGAGGGAAATACCGATTGGACAATCGACCAAGGGGTGATCCGGGCGACCAAAGGGGATGTCGGCCTCCTCCGCACGACCACGCAATTCGCTAATTATCAGCTGCACGTCGAGTTTCGGGCGCCCGAGGAGACCAACAGCGGCGTCTTCCTGCGAACCGCCCCCAAGCCGGAAAGCCCGACCTACGACTGCTACGAACTGAATATCGCCCCCGAGAGCAACTCCTTTCCGACCGGCAGCCTGGTCGGGCGGATGAAGGTGACGCCCGAGTGCACGCCCGACCAGTGGCACGCCTTTGACGTGACCGTCAACCAAGGAACGATCGTCGTTCAGCTGGATGGCGCCGAAGTGCTGAAATACGAAGATCCGCAATATCTGGGGATGGGCTTCATCGGGCTGCAGCACAACTCGGGCGAGGTCGAGTTTCGCAATGTGAAACTGAAGCCGCTGGGGATGGAATCGATTTTCAACGGCAAGGATTTCACCGGCTGGAAGACCTATCCCGAGATGGACAGCAAGTTCACCGTGACCGAAGCAGGGGAGATCCACGCCGAAAACGGCCCCGGTCAACTCGAGAGCGAAAAGCCCTACGGCGACTTCGTCTTCCGCATCGATGCGATCACGCACGCCAAGAACCTGAACAGCGGCGTCTTCTTCCGCTGCATCCCCGGCGAGAAAATGAACGGCTACGAATGCCAGATCCACAACGGCTACGAAGCCGAAGACCGCACGCTGCCGATCGATCACGGGACCGGGGCGATTTTCCGCCGCGTCAAAGCGCGCCGCGTCGTCAGCGATGACCAAAAGTGGTTCACCAAAACGCTGATCGCCCAAGGCCCGCATATCAGCGTGTGGGTCGACGGCTATCAAGTGACCGACTGGACCGACCACCGCAAAAAAGACGACAATCCCCGCCGCGGTCTGCGAACCGCCCCCGGCACGATCATGCTGCAAGGCCATGACCCGACGACCGACCTGTCGTTCAAGAACCTGCAGATCACCGAATTGCCGCAGCGCTGGCCCGTCGCCCGCAATTCGAAGCCGGCGGACCAGGAAGAAGCGTCGAACTAGTCGACCAATTCCAAGACAAACTCATTCGGGCCGCTCGGCGTTACCTCTGCCGTCAGGCCCGATTTTTCTGCGCTATAGGCTCGCGTGCCGCTCCTTGCGCAGGTTTCCGCCGTCCGATGGCCTGCAGCGGAAAACACGGATTATTCCGATTTTGTCGGTCCGCTTCTCTGAGACATCCGCTCCACGCGATCTTAGCAGGGCCGCGTTAGCGCTGGCGAGCCAATCAGGCCCCGCCCAGAGTGTTTCTATCCGAGAAAACCCGAGTGCGCGTCCGCACAAGGATCCGCCAGCGACCTATGCTTTACTGATCCCTACAACTTCTGCGCTTGCGTCTGCCGTCAGACGCCGCTTCTACTTTGCTCATAAAGGCTTTCGTCATGTCGCATGGCAACTTGATCGATTGGAACAAAGACCTGCACCAGATGGAGAGCGAGGTGATCACCACCACGCATCGCTTGGTCGAAACCGGTCTGTTTGACGACGAGCACCTGGTGCGCATTCTCGATACCCATCCTCGCGACGCGCTAAACGTCAACACGATGGGCATCGACGAGACCGATCACAGCGACTGGAAAGAAGGGGACGCGTCGAAACTAAACGGCGAGCAGCTGTTGCAAGCGACCAAAGAAGGTCGCCTCTGGCTGAACATTCGCAACATGCTGACCCATCACCGCGAATACGCCGATCTGATCAACTCGATCTACGACGAGCTGGAAAGCAAGGTCGCCGGTTTTCAGGCGCTCGAGCGTTCGGCCAACTTGCTGGTCTCGTCGCCGACCGCGATCGTCTACTACCACCTCGACATTCCGGTCAACATGCTGTGGCACCTCCGCGGCAAGAAGCGGGCCTACGTCTATCCGCCGTACGACGAACGTTTTGTTACCCAGGCGACGATCGAAGACGTCATCTGCGGCGAAAGCTACGAAGAACTCGCCTTCGATCCGCAATTTGACGAAAGCGCCTTCATCGCCGAGCTGCAGCCGGGGCAGATGGTCACCTGGCCGCAGAACACGCCGCATCGCGTCAGCAACGTCGAAGGGCTGAACGTTTCGCTCACCACCGAACACAAGACGCCCAAAGCGATCCGCCGGATCAAACTGTTCCGCGCGAACCGCTTCTTCCGCCATCAGTGCGGCTATCAGAATCTGTCGACCGCCACCGAAGGGGTTGGCTACAACATGAAGATGGCGGCGTTTTCGGTTGTGAAAGCGTATCGCAAGCTGTTCAAGAAGAAAGAGGGCAACTACGCCTACCCCGTCACCTTTGAACTCGACCCGATGAACCCGACGAAGGTTCGCGAGATGTCGGCCAAGTAGTTCGCCCAGACGGCAATCGGCTTCGTCGCAGCCACGAAGCCGATTTCAGTATATCAACCGGCGACTAGCGTGCCCGGGCTTCGATGTCGGCCAACAGGCGTTCCGACCAATAGCTGGCGTGCGCCTGTCGCAACTTATCGGCGTCCACCAACAGCTCGCGACGTTGGTCCATCGTCATCTCTTCGAGCGTCTGTTCGCTGAGCGGCAGTTCGCAACTCGGATCGACCGTCAGCTGCGTGATGGCGATATGAGCCGCCATCGCATGGGGATCGCGGACCAAGCGTTCGAGCGTCGCTTCTTCGCTGGGGACCGGCAGATCAAAGTACTGCTGCTGGCGACGCATCGCAGCGGTCGGTTCGGTCTCTTCTTCGATGATCAGACGACCGCGGCTCTTTAACCAGCGGCCAAACTGCGGTGAGCTAAGCATCAAGATCAGCGGAGCGACGCCGAGCCAACTGGCCAGCAGCGGCGAGAACCAGATCAGCGCCGTCGGATTCGCCAGATAGATCAAGACGGCCGAGATCGCTCCCATCACCGCCAACTTCCAGCCAACGGCCCAAGCGTCTTCCCACGTCAGGTTCACGTCGCCACGGTTCTGCGCGTTCCACTCGACGCGGCGTCCCCGCAACGTGGCGAAGACGAACTGCGTATGAAACCACATCAGCAGCGGTGCGAACAACGTCGAAGCGACCGTCTCGATCGCCGCATCAATCCAAATCGCACTCGCCGGACGGCGTTTTTCGATCGGGGTCGAGCGAATGAAATCGGTAACGGCCAGCACCTTCGGGGTCATCAACAAGACCAGCGTACTGGCGAGCAGCAGCAGCGAAGCCATCGAAGCGCTAATGCCGAGCGAAGTGGCGCTGGTGCCCGAGACGCTGAGCAGCAGCGCGAGCTGCAGCACCACGAAGCCGAGCCACAGCGGGCTCGCCAGGTAGGCGAAGGCGCCACACATCAGGTGCCAGCGATTGGTCAGCGGCAAGGGGCAGCGGACCAGGAAGTTCAAGTGCTGCAGGTTTCCTTGACACCAGCGTTGATCGCGCTGGAGGTAGTCGAGGACCGAGCCAGGCGTCTCTTCGTAGCTCCCTCCCAGATCGTCCGCAATATGCACCTTCCAATCGGCGCGGCGGAGCAGGGCGGCTTCGACAAAGTCATGGCTCAAGATTTCGCCGCCTAAGGGGCGTTCGCCTGGCAGCACTGGCAGCCCGCAATGTTGCACGAAAGCGCGGGTGCGGATGATCGCGTTATGTCCCCAATAGTTGGCGGCGTCGCCACACCAGTGGCGATAGCCTCGCAGGAACCCGCGGCCATAGGTGGCGGCGGCAAACTGCTGAGCGCGAGCCAACAGCGAGGCGCCATTGATCGGTCGCGGCGGAACTTGGATGAGCGCGACCCGCTCGTCCTTTTCCATTCGGCGGACCATTTCGACCATGGTCTCGGCCGACATTAGGCTGTCGGCGTCCAAGACGATCAGGTAACGATAGCGGCCACCCCAACGTTCGCAAAATTCGGAGATGTTGCCCGCCTTGCGGGCGATGTTTTTGGGACGACGGCGATAGAAAATTTGCGGCTTGGCGTTGTCGTACGACATCTCGAGCCAGACCGCTTCTTCTTCGGCGGCGATGTCCGGATCGGTCGTATCGCTCAGCAGGAAGAACTCGAAAGTCTCTCCGCCGCCAATTTTGGCCAGCTCTTCCCGCATCGCTCGCACGCCGGCGGCGACGCGCCGGGGGGACTCGTTGTAAACGGGAACCAGAATCGCGGTCGAAGGGAGCGACCCGATTTCTTCCGGCGTGACCGGCTCGATCTCGCTCGTCTCGGGCGCCGGCAACAGATGGCCGACGATCGACATGCCGATGCCGTATCCAAGCCAACCGGTCAGCAGCGCGAAGAAGGCTCCGGCGGCGACGTCAATTGGCCCCAGTCCGCCATCGGCGGCAGAGATGTCGAGGAACAGCCACGTCATCAACGCGCTCACGGTGAGCGCCGTCGAGACGATCAGCGTCTTGGGATACTTCTGCGCAATCGACTGCGACATACCGGCGATCGAGTTGTTTTGTTTTGACGATTTCACAGCAACCTGTTTCTCTCTGCCCCTGTTGGGTCGATAGGGCGATCGGCGACGCGGCCCAAGGCGTCGTTTACAGCAATCGCATCGACCAAGCCACGTGGCGTACGACGTCTTGCGTCCGTCTCCAGGCAGCCAGGTAGAAATCGGGATTTACGACGATCGGCGGTTCGTGCAGATCTTGCATCCGCATCGGCGAGCCTGCTTCATTCGGGACGGCGGCCAGACGCTGAACGTCTTGGAACTGGGACTCCGGCCGTTTGCCGAATTCCTGAATGCCGTAGTAAATGATCGCACGCGTTCGCTCGCGCCCGACCACCTCGTCGGGGATCTGGGCGAGCGCCACATCCATTAGTTCATGCGTCGTCTGTACTGCTTGCTCCGGATCGTCGATCCCATTGGCGACGACGTATCGCAGCAACGCCCGTCGTGCGAGCACGACTTGCGTGTCAGCCAGCGACTGATGTTCAATCACGGTTGACATTGATAACTCCATGTTTCACTTAGGTAATCGGATCCATCCTTCAGGCAGGCGCGAATTTCCGGGTTCGCCCCAGGCTTGCTGGCCGTGGTAAAGGTCGCCACAAACCGGTCCCCTTGCTGGACCACTTCGCTACGACTGGTGAGCGGTAGCTCCGTCTCAATCATGAGTTCGGGCTTCGCGTCCGGCTTAACGCCCGTAAAGGACAACGTGAACGTCACGTCGCCATTTTCCTGACGCTCGATATGCGAGTCGGCGACCTTCGCTCCCACATGCTCCGGCGGATCGCCGGGACCATATTCAATGGAGTAAGCCAACTCAATCACATCGCCGCATCGTATCGGCTGTTCCGGCGTCCAAAAAGAAGCCAGATTATCGATCCATTCGCCCGGCGACTCGATTTCCAACA
It includes:
- a CDS encoding cupin-like domain-containing protein — its product is MSHGNLIDWNKDLHQMESEVITTTHRLVETGLFDDEHLVRILDTHPRDALNVNTMGIDETDHSDWKEGDASKLNGEQLLQATKEGRLWLNIRNMLTHHREYADLINSIYDELESKVAGFQALERSANLLVSSPTAIVYYHLDIPVNMLWHLRGKKRAYVYPPYDERFVTQATIEDVICGESYEELAFDPQFDESAFIAELQPGQMVTWPQNTPHRVSNVEGLNVSLTTEHKTPKAIRRIKLFRANRFFRHQCGYQNLSTATEGVGYNMKMAAFSVVKAYRKLFKKKEGNYAYPVTFELDPMNPTKVREMSAK
- the mdoH gene encoding glucans biosynthesis glucosyltransferase MdoH; amino-acid sequence: MKSSKQNNSIAGMSQSIAQKYPKTLIVSTALTVSALMTWLFLDISAADGGLGPIDVAAGAFFALLTGWLGYGIGMSIVGHLLPAPETSEIEPVTPEEIGSLPSTAILVPVYNESPRRVAAGVRAMREELAKIGGGETFEFFLLSDTTDPDIAAEEEAVWLEMSYDNAKPQIFYRRRPKNIARKAGNISEFCERWGGRYRYLIVLDADSLMSAETMVEMVRRMEKDERVALIQVPPRPINGASLLARAQQFAAATYGRGFLRGYRHWCGDAANYWGHNAIIRTRAFVQHCGLPVLPGERPLGGEILSHDFVEAALLRRADWKVHIADDLGGSYEETPGSVLDYLQRDQRWCQGNLQHLNFLVRCPLPLTNRWHLMCGAFAYLASPLWLGFVVLQLALLLSVSGTSATSLGISASMASLLLLASTLVLLMTPKVLAVTDFIRSTPIEKRRPASAIWIDAAIETVASTLFAPLLMWFHTQFVFATLRGRRVEWNAQNRGDVNLTWEDAWAVGWKLAVMGAISAVLIYLANPTALIWFSPLLASWLGVAPLILMLSSPQFGRWLKSRGRLIIEEETEPTAAMRRQQQYFDLPVPSEEATLERLVRDPHAMAAHIAITQLTVDPSCELPLSEQTLEEMTMDQRRELLVDADKLRQAHASYWSERLLADIEARAR
- a CDS encoding cation:proton antiporter — its product is MSLSESCYLPPLSPEYYPLYLAGVLGLGIAAQWLAWRLHLPSILLLLAFGFAAQLAGDPDDIIGKDLLFPIVSLSVAVILFEGGMSLKFSELREAGGVVLRLVTVGAAICWGLAGLAAYFIMGFPIELAALIGAILVVTGPTVIAPLLNYIRPARKVGSIAKWEGIVIDPIGAVLAVLVYEAVVATGLNEAFAVALLAILKTLVVGLVLGAFSAATLILLLRRFLIPDFLHNASILAAILVVFAVSNAIQPESGLLTVTVLGILLANQKRITVRHIFEFKENLRVLLISCLFVVLAARTSPAEIAKVGWQGLLFLLLLIVIVRPASVLLSTIGSGLNWRQKTFLCFMAPRGIVAAAVSSVFAFEIVEEYVHRGADPTTIAQAELLAPLALLVIVGTVTFYGLTAAPIARMLGLASPNPQGLLIAGADRWVRELGKVIHDAGFQVLLVDTNYRNISAAKMAGLPAHCASILSDYVTEEINIGGIGRLLALTANDEVNALACQEFIHLFGRKEVYQLAAWDSGSGRRASVSDHLRGRVLFSEGVDFYVVARRFAAGAQIKKTSLTAEFTYADFLKRYGDSALVMFIIDEGKKLEVRTAESTATPKPGQSLISLVDPVKPAPEETQSEDVAPEDETETESQSPSSS
- a CDS encoding 3-keto-disaccharide hydrolase; its protein translation is MPNPRVLLALLFALIVAPLTAANAEQAPNTLTEAEIADGWILLFDGETTFGWRREGNTDWTIDQGVIRATKGDVGLLRTTTQFANYQLHVEFRAPEETNSGVFLRTAPKPESPTYDCYELNIAPESNSFPTGSLVGRMKVTPECTPDQWHAFDVTVNQGTIVVQLDGAEVLKYEDPQYLGMGFIGLQHNSGEVEFRNVKLKPLGMESIFNGKDFTGWKTYPEMDSKFTVTEAGEIHAENGPGQLESEKPYGDFVFRIDAITHAKNLNSGVFFRCIPGEKMNGYECQIHNGYEAEDRTLPIDHGTGAIFRRVKARRVVSDDQKWFTKTLIAQGPHISVWVDGYQVTDWTDHRKKDDNPRRGLRTAPGTIMLQGHDPTTDLSFKNLQITELPQRWPVARNSKPADQEEASN